The sequence AAGATTGAAATTTTTGAAAGCAGGGTACTTACCCCACCGGAGTATCCATCCCTGGCGTTGTGCTCCCTTGTTggctgccgccgccgcaaccaccgtCGCCCTCCATCCGCAGCGGTTGCGTCAAATTCGCAGCACAACACACAAATGGAGTCGTATATGCCGAATCTCCAGCGTGGCCACCATAGATCTGGAGCTTTACTTGTCATGGATCGAAcacgctagggttagggttacgcGGTGAGGCGATCTGGGGGAGAGAATGCGAGTGTGCGGGTCGAGCAAGAGAATGAGAGAGATATAGCGAACCAATATGTTTGGGCCCACATGTAAGGACGGAGGGGCAAATATGTCAAAGCAACAACCAGTCCGTGATTAAACAACCTTGACTGGATGGAAACGACACAAAAGGGCATCTCTATAAGTGAAATTGACGGCAAAGAggtaaatttgagcatgcttcaaaattaggggcaaatttgagtgATGGGTTTGAGTTAGGGACACACGTGTAAATGTCCTTACATTTTTTATGACAAAAAAGGTGTTTGTGTGTATGGTACTTTTTTCATGTCAATGCCTCTTTTCCCATTCTATATATTTTTTGCTGGTGTTGATCAACTCAGTGGCAAACTCAATCAAAAGTTTATTTTTGGACATATGTAATTTTATTCATACTCACAACCATTACATGTACGTTGagttgaatccaagattcaaaacTTTACAAAGTAAGAATTACAATCAAAATCTAAACCATAATGTTAGCTAGCCAAAATATTAGCCTTTTTTAGGAGAGCCGAAATATTAGCGGAGCTATAAAGCTTTTTCTTTCGACAGGGCCTTGCTATTTGCGTTCTTTGAATTTTTTTTAGCGAGGGCCTTGCTATTTGCGTGAGCCTCCAGGCCGTTGACTGACAACATAAGCCTTCATAAGACAGCCCATACGGCCCAATCGAACGTCTGGCCCATTTACCCCATCAAGCAAATCCTAGCCGTCGGTGCTAGGTCACGGCGACGCGGGGAGGCCATTTATACCCGTCCCAGCCGCCACGCGCtcgctctcctctctctctccccactCTTTGCGCAAGCCCCCTACTGCCGGCGGCGGAGACGACGGAAACATGGTGCAGCGTCTGACCTACCGGAAGAGGCACAGCTATGCCACCAAGTCCAACCAGACGCGGGTCGTCAAGACCCCAGGTCTGGATCCCCTCCCCCTCTTTTCTGGACGATTTTCTCCCATAATTTGGTGGCTTCTGATTTGTTCGTGCCAAGATCTTCGCTGAAATCGGTCGGTTTTGTTCCTTGTGTACCGCAGGTGGTAAGCTCGTGTACCAGTACACCAAGAAGAGGGCGAGCGGCCCCAAGTGCCCTGTGACCGGGAAGAAGATCCAGGGGGTGAGTTGCCGCGTGGCTTTGCATCTCTATGAAAATTCTTGATTGTTTCGCTTTGTCATGATAGCAGTATTCGATATCTCAGTTTGTATGGTGGATGAGTTGGATTCTTGTGTCTGTATGATTATGTGCCGCTAAATGTGGATTATCTCCATCTTACGCATGGATGGCTATCAACTTTTAGAGTATCTTTTAGGCCTTTACCACGCAGATTACCGACTTGATTGGGGTGGGATGCACAATTAGTAGATGCCGATTTGACCGTATCGTCAATCTGATTGATATTTAGACCGTTTCCTTGTATCATTCCTAAGAAGTTATTCCTTTTGGTGGTTTGCATCAGTGCATGAGTATCAAATTTGGAGTTGGTTGTCCGACAGTTGGTATGATGGTGTACGTGGACAGCTGGTTGTGCAGAGTAGCAATGCTGCATTTCAACAATATTTCAATCGTAGTATTTATTTTGGTGGTTCAATTATACTTATTTGTTTCTAGTGGTGCCTTTAGACTAATAAATTTTTAGACAGTAATGTGTGTTCAAACACTAGGTTGCTCAGTTGTGTTGATTGTATTATGCGATCAGATTGGAAGCAATGCATTATATTACTACCAGCAAAGCAAACTCTCATGAAGGGAATTAATGTCACAGCTCTTTTGGTCCTTGTGACTTTTACAGCTCTATTTGCTCACTCAGCTTGTTTTTATTAGTGAAATGAGATGCTTCTTCCATGCTTGTTGCAAGTTCGGAGGACATTTTTGTGTTTGAATTCTGCCTTTCTATCTGTCTTTGGTTGATGAATATTGCAACCAGATGGCTCATGATCTGATGTTTCCATTTCCAGATTCCCCACCTCAGGCCTACTGAATACAAAAGATCAAGGTTGTCTAGGAACCGCAGGACTGTGAACCGTCCCTATGGTGGAGTGCTCTCTGGAACTGCGGTGAGGGAAAGGTGAGCAAACTTTGCCTTACAACCATCTAATCTCATTAAAGCTCAAACCTATCATTTATGTAGTCTCATTTGATTCGTGTTCTCCTTCAGGATCATCCGCGCTTTCTTGGTTGAGGAGCAGAAGATCGTGAAGAAGGTGTTGAAAATACAGAAGACCAAGGACAAGACGACCTCAAAGTAATCTGTTTGAAACGGAAGTGCGAAGTGAGATGGTGTTCTGTAAACAAGGAAAATATTTTTGTTGGTGGTTATGATCAATGGTTTAGTCCCTTCTAGCTAAATGTTTTAGAGTACTTGAAATCCTTCTGCCGCCGTGACATCAGAGATTGTGAAACATTTGATACCCATTTGCAGTTTCATTTCTGAATGCATGTTGAATCTACTTGTGTTAATTTGGTTTCACCTGGCATTCGTGGTTATTGATCTATAATAATCTTTGAGTTCCTCACTCTCATGCCCTCGCTTCCCTGCTCCTTTGGAGCAGAAAAGTACACTTGAGAAACTTCACCCATTGCACCACTAGATTGTTTTACCATGCCTGTTAATCTTCAAAGGAACATTTTTGTCTGCGAAGGCTGAAAGATTGTGGTTAATAGTGCATTTGTTTTAGGTTGATTATTGTCCCGGGCTGGATTGGTAGAACATGCTGCTTGCTCTACCCTTCGGATTCCATGAAAGATAAAACACTTTGCGTGGAAAGTTATTCACGGAGTGCTTCCTTGCTTTTGGGTTATAGCTGGGCGCCATATCCCAGATTCACCACAATATGTAGGCGAGCAAAGGAGGCctggttgcatcttgcatgttgGAAACGAAGATAGGTGAGGGTCTATCACAATGGAGATTCTTTCAAAAATGAGTACAGCCTGGCGGAGCATGAGTAATAGCCACCAATTTTATCAGAGCAAATTTACCGAAGATGCCAGCCCAGAAGATTGACCATATGTGGAAAAGACCCTGTCATGACTGTCAAGGTGAACGAGACACATGCAGGTGCTACTGGGTGATTTTGTAGGAGCAACAACTTGGTTCCTACCACATGTTATCACTGTCGATTCTACGGAATTTATAGCAGTTCAGAATGGTATGTTCTTGGCGGCTAACATGGGGTGCAACAGTATAGAGATCGAGTCTGACTGTAGTTTTGCGGTGAACTCTGTGCAACTGATGGACGAGTACTTGGGCCCGAATGTTACAGTGATAATTGAGTGCAAGCAAATGCGACGGAGTTTCGAAGATCTACTTATATGCACCCTTGCCGTGAAGCTAATCAAGTTGTTGATGAGTTAGCAAAACACTCCTTTAGATTTAGATCTTCCAGCCTTTGGGATTCTTAAATTACTGAATTTGTTTCTCATCATCTTGTAAACGATATGACGATAATATGAGAAATGAAGTCTTTTGCCGGAAAAAAACTGGAGTTTGTTCTATTTGATTCCGAGGACACCCATATGCTAGTTGTGGAGTGCATGTTGTAGTTGTTGAGGCCTTTGGTCAAAGATACATAGTACTTCGTTTTAATCTACTTGTTTGCCATTTGGACACCACCTTTTTACCCCTCCAATATCTTGAGGATAAGGCGGCTGGCAAGCTGGTTGCTGGTGAGGGGCAGGACATTACAACCATTGGCCGCACGGCCCTGGTCAAGTCGGTTTTATGTTTCCAAGCGGTGTACTCCATCACACCTCTTATCGTACCTCCAAGCACTCTACATAGCCTAAACAAGATTGAAAGAGCTTTTCTCTGATCTGGGGCGAACAAGACGACGGGTGTCAAATGCAAGGTTAATTGGGATACGGTCTGTAGGCCGAAGGAGTACGGTGGCCTCGGGGTGCTTAATATCGGTAAATTTGCACGGGCTCTAAGGCTTCGATGGCCTTGGTATGAGTGAAAGGAACCTCACAAATTATGGGTGGGATTTGGCAATCCTTGCACGGAGGATGATCTCAACTTCTTCTATGCCTCCACTGCCATCACCGTGGGGAACGGAGCCAAAACGCCTTTTTGGGACTCCCCTTGGCTGCTCGGGCGGAAACCCAAGGACATTGCACCGCTTATCTATGAGGCCTCGAGAAGAAAGAACTAGAAGGTGAGGGAGGCTCTAAACGGCAATgcttggatcttcaaaaccagccACAACACTATTGTCTCCGATGAACACATTCGAGAATTCTTCACTCTTTGGATGCTGGTCAACGAGGTTCATCTTGATGAGCAGATTGAGGATGATATCTCTTGGAAGCACTCGAACGATGGGATCTACACATCGGCCACCGCATATAAGGCCCGGTTCCTTGGGCTAACTCTCTCCCCTATGGACCGCATGGTTTGAAAGgcttgcccccctccccccccccagtaATTTTTTTTGCTTGGTTGGCTATCCAAGATAGGATCTGGACCGCGGACCGCTTGGAGCGATGGGGTTAGGAAAACTGTGGGCTATGCCCTCTTTGCTCGAGGGAGCAAGAAACGGGTACACATCTCTTCTTCAAGTGCCGCTACACGCTCCGGCTTTGGAGGTCTATCATCGAAAAGCTTGGCATTGCTCACATGGACACCACCGATTGGCACCTTCACGATTCCGTCCGCGATTGGTGGGACAAGAGAACCGACAATCACATCCCCAACCGGAGTGCTATGACCTCCCTCGCTATGCTTGTTTCCTGGACCATTTGGAATGAGCGAAATGCGAGGGTGTCCCGCCATAAGAGCAGGCCGCCCCCTATCCTTCTCAGCACCATTTTGGAGGAGGCAAAGCTCTGGATCACCGCTGGTGCAAAAAGACTAGGGGTCATTTTTTTGCGCGAGTAATTGTCATGCCGTGTATGTGGGTGTTGTAAAACTCTAAACCTTGTTCCTCCCTTATTTAATAgacgaggcaaatcttttgcctctgttttgattttttttatttcttttactTGGAAGAAATTCAAATGCAATATCTTTATCCTTACATAATTAGTTTACCTTTATAAGAAAAATGTGTGCGCTTGCATGGGCTCTGGCACTCTGCAATATATTAATCTTTTCATGATCAACTGGTTTTATCATCTTAGCTGGCCAAGCACTGAAGGTATGCTAGGGTAACCACTATCACGTAACTTATGTTATGGTGAAAGACAATCCGGTTAAAATGTTTGTATACAAAACATATGTTGGGAATCCATTTGAATTTCTTTCGAGGGAAAACGGTCAAATTGTTGACCTTATGCTGTGCAAAGATACCTGTGTGATGTTTTGTCCTCTCAAGGCTTATTTGTGGTGTGATTTCTGCTTTTCATGCAAAATGATTGTTTTAAGACTCAGATCACTCATTTTGTagttttttccaaaaaaataaatCATCTGGAAAGTTGTTTCTCAATCAAGGCGAGGTGATTGCTGGTTGATCTTCAAATTAGCTTTACCCTCTGCCTGTTTTTTTCTTCCGCCATTTGCTAGGGATGCAGGCGGATGGTGTCACGTCTGCAAGTGTGTAATTAGAACTGCACATTTATTAAAGCAACAGCCCGTTGTGGACACCGTGGATATGCGTCCGCTTGCATCCCTTTCGCTTTTGCTCCCTcagttctaaaatagatgacctaactttgtactaaagttagtccaaaattgagtcatctattttggaacggaggaagtactagtttGTCAAATTCCATTTGTCCTTTGTTTATCAACTTGTGAATTATGGCAGGAAGTGGATGGAATTGTGATCAGAGAATGCTTAGCTTGCAATAGctcgaactgcgaccagaaaataCTTTATTCTAGAAGTTGAAAGAAATAACTCTGATGGATATGAAGTTGTACATGAGAAAGTTCTAATCTGCGCCACACACTTGGAATTACTCCCTTCGTCACAATTGTCTCACGGTGTAATATTTGGCCAAGTTTGTAGAAACACCAACAACCACAATACCAAattaatctctactattaaagtaATGAACAACAATCAAATAAATCACCAATAGCAAGAAACAGTTGCAAGCAAACAGCAAAATCAACCCACACATAGTTGTATGTACAAAATCTCAGTCACATCATATCTTTCCAAACCTTTGCCTCCTCACAACATATCTCTATCTCAACTCaaccaaaaatttcctacgttgaACCACTAGAATAAAAGTTGCTTCCGTTGGAACACATGAGTATTTAGCTAGTATTATTAACTAGACAATTAAAATTTTTTTATTGCAACACACAAGTATTTAGCTAGTAGTAGCTCTCCTGAGATGAAGCTGTACATGTGGAAGCTGTATTAACTTATATCCAACTAAAAAAATCTTCTGAAAAATATGTACTAGCATTTTTTAAAAGATATGTTACGTATTTTTGAAGACGGGATTGTGAAAAGAGAACTCTGGGATTACAATAGATGAAACTAGGATGAGGGCATATATAATTAGTTTTCCTACGTTGAACCACTAGAATAAAAGTTGCTTCCGTTGGAACACATGAGTATTTAGCTAGTATTATTAACTAGACAATTAAATTTTTTTTATTGCAACACACAAGTATTTAGCTAGTAGTAGCTCTCCTGAGATGAAGCTGTACATGTGGAAGCTGTATTAACTTATATCCAACTAAAAAAATCTTCTGAAAAATATGTACTAGCATTTTTTAAAAGATATGTTACGTATTTTTGAAGACGGGATTGTGAAAAGAGAACTCTGGGATCACAATAGATGAAACTAGGATGAGGGCATATATAattagtttttaaaaaaaaaatttaaaaagcaTAAAAACCAAAACTATATGTCAAGAGTGGGATTTGAACCCACGCCCTTTCGGACCAGTACCTGAAACTGGCGCCTTAGACCAACTCGGCCATCTTGACTTGATGACTCTTGCCCGCAATCAACCTATACATCTTGCAGCTAGCAACAAGGGCCAACattcttattagcagcaatcaccAAACATTTTGGATCTAGATTTCTTGAGAATTTCAAATCCAGCACCCTAAAGTAGGTTAGACTTGCATGGGTTAACAGCTACGAGTACAAACCACAATGTTTGTGTGCAACATCACATAGACACTAGCAAACGGGACAGAAACTCCCATCGCCGTGAAAAATTCaagtgcaaaagttcaccggcgaggcggcgacagcgCGCGCTCAGCCACGCGGCCTCCCTCCGATTGCATCCCCACCCCACGCCGTCTCTGCCCGCCACCGTCTCAATGCCTCCACGGCTCCCCTCCCCCGTCCTCTCCGCCCACATACGCACGCTCTCTGCCGCCCCGGCCTCCGCCGCCCGGGCCGGTGCCCCCCACCTGCTCGACGGAGTGCCGCGCCCGGACCGCCTCGGGCGGCTCCCGCCCGAGCTCGCGGGCTTCGTCCGCTCGCGCGCCGCGGGGCACACGCCCAGCCAGTTCGCCTACGGGAACGCGCTGGCGGCCTGCACCCCGGCCGCCACGGGCGCCGGGGCGGGCAGCGTCGCCTTCGCGGAGCAGCTCTACTGCGCCGCCTGGAAGGACGGTCTCGCGGGCGACGCCTACGTCTGCAGCGGCATGGTCGACCTGCTCGCCAAGAGCGGCCGCCTCGGGGACGCGCTCAGGGCGTTCGCGGACGGCGACCGCGGGAGCGTGGTCTGCTGGAACGCGGTCATCTCCGGGGCCGCGCGCAACGGCGAGCACGGGCTCGCCGTCGAGATGTTCGGCGACATGGCATGGGGCTCCTGCGAGCCCAACTCGTTCACTTACTCCGGGGTCCTCAGTGCCTGTGCGGCTGGCGCGGAGCTGTGTGTGGGGAAGGCAGTGCACGGGCTGGTGCTTCGGCGTGACCCCGAGTATGATGTGTTCATTGGGACGGCGATCGTCAATATGTACGCGAAGTCAGGTGATATGGTCGCTGCCATGAGGGAGTTCTGGAGGATGCCGGTCCGGAATGTGGTTTCCTGGACCACCGCGATCGCTGGTTTCGTGCAGGAGGAGGAGCCACTAGGTGCTGTTCGGCTGCTCAGAGATATGGTCCGGGGCGGCGTGTTGATCAACAAATACACGGCTACTAGCATCTTGCTCGCCTGCTCCCAGATGTACATGATACGAGAGGCTAGCCAGATCCATGGAATGGTCATAAAGACAGAGCTGTACTTGGATTACGTTGTCAAGGAGGCTTTGATCTGCACATACGCTAATATTGGGGCTATTGAGTTGTCCGAGAAGGTGTTCGAAGAAGTTGGCAGAGTAAGCAACAAAAGTATCTGGTCGACTTTCATATCTGGGATTAGTAGCCATAACCTACCGAGATCAATTCAGCTGTTAATGAGGATGTTTCGTCAGGGTCTAAGACCAAACGACAAATGCTATGCTTCTATTTTCAGTTCTGTGGACTCAATTGAGCTTGGCAGGCAGTTGCATTCGCCGGTTATAAAAGATGGGTTTGTTCATGATGTCCTTGTGGGCAGTGCACTCTCCACCATGTACTCTAGATGTGGTGAAATGGAAGATAGCTGCAAGGTCTTCGAAGAGATGCAGgaacgggatgaagtctcatggaCTGCAATGATTGCTGGTTTTGCATCTCATGGCTATTCAGATGAGGCATTCCGACTGTTCAGGAATATGATTCTTGATAATCTTAAGCCTGACCATGTGTCGTTATCTGCCATTCTTTCAGCTTGTAATGGACCTGAATACTTGCTCAAAGGGAAGGAAGTTCATGGACATATTCTTCGTGTCTATGGAGAAACTATGTCTGTTAGCACTTGTTTGGTTTCCATGTATTCCAAATGTCGAGAAGTACAAACAGCTAGAAGAATTTTTGATGCAACTCCATACAAAGATCAGGTCATGTTGTCTTCAATGGTATCTGGATACTCTACAAATGGTTGCACTGACGAGGCAATCTCACTATTTCAGCTTGTGATGGCAGCTGGTTTTCAGATAGATAGGTTCATATGCTCATCTATCCTTAGCCTATGTGCTAACATAGCAAGACCGCTCTATGGAAAACTATTACATGGGTATGCAACTAAGGCAGGAATACTGTCTGATCTATCAGTAAGTAGTTCACTTGTGAAGCTGTACTCCAAAAATGGCAACCTGCACGATTCTCGTAAAGTTTTTGATGAAATAAATTCCCCGGATTTAGTTACTTGGACAGCTATAATTGATGGATATGCTCAGCATGGAAGCGGTCAGGATTCTTTGGAGATGTTTGATTTGATGATTAGGCGTGGAGTGAAACCAGATAATGTTGTACTAGTGAGTATTTTATCTGCTTGCAGCCGTAACGGTTTAGTTGAAGAAGGCTTTAACTACTTTAAATCTATGAGAAACGTGTATGGGCTTGAGCCTGTGTTACATCACTACTGTTGTATGGTTGATTTACTTGGTCGATCTGGGAGGCTTGCAGAGGCAAAAAGTTTTATTGAGAGTATGCCTATGAAGCCTGACTTGATGGTATGGAGCACACTGCTTGCTGCTTGCAGAGTTCATGATGATGCTGTACTTGGACGATTTGTAGAAAACAAGATACGTGAAGATAATTATGACCCAAGCTCTTTTGCAATGCTGTCAAACATTCTAGCAAACTCTGGAGACTGGGAGGAAGTAGCGAGAGTCAGAAAATCATTAAAGGGCAGCAAGAAAGAGCCTGGATTGAGTATGGTGTATAGTGAAATCGTCAAAGAGTTCTATAAATAAAACAGGAATGCAGCACAGTACATTGACTGAGATGAAATAATGACATCATCTCAGGTAGTTCTGAGAAGAGCGCCAGTTGGTTACATGTAAGCAATGTGCAAGGATATCATTGGTATATTGGATAAACTGTTGAGCCTTTTTACACTGTTCACCAGATTTTGCATTGGTAGTTGTTCTAAACCTGTTAGCCATCTGATTAGTGACATTTGTTCCTGATCATGGGGAAGACTTTATGCCTTTCTAAATTTGCACCGACAATACAACTGAGTCAGGATCTTTGCTGTACTTAATTCGTCATTCACTTTATGATATTTGACATGTAGGGCACACTTATAATTCTCAGGGAAAGTATATGTATTCATAATACTGAAGCACTCAATACATACAACCAAATCTATTTCTCTCTCTATTAGCCTATCTTTTGTACAGGTAGGTAGGATTCACAAAGTATACACTGAGCAGAAAATGTACAAGGGCAATTGCTAACAGAAATGCTAGCAAATGAAGGTTGCTCTTCTTCTTGTATTATCTAACTATGTATATTTTTTTCCTTCGAGCAGCTATTGGACATCTCTCGGAGAGGCAGGGGGACAATTGAGAGATTCACATGGCACATTGGATATCCAATCATCTGAAGAATGTACCCCCAAATCAAAGGGGAATTTTATTTTGGGTGGAACTCCATACTCATTGCCTGTATTGTGTCCATTGTCAGGTTTTCTTGTATATGGATCTTCGTCCCTATTTCCAATACCTTCATTTGTGTCTATAACCCAATCAACTGCATACCCGTTGCACTGTTCAGGGTGTTCAAACTCTAGCTCTGGCGAGGCTTCATTCATGCTATTGATTATTCCAGGGGCTATGCTGAAAAGCACGGCATCTGATGACCTCTGGAGGGTCTGTGTTTCAAATGGAAAGATGATTGGACCACTATGGATGTCTTTGTCTGATATATGAGTTAAAGACGGACCACGGCTGAAATTTATGACTTTACATGAAGAGCCATTTTGTGAACTGTTgggcttctgctgctgctgctcatgAAAGTAATGCTGGCTATTGAGCCGACTCACAGGTATTGCAACTTCTGCTGAGCAAGGGGAGCTTTCGAAAGCAAAATGTGAAGCTTGTATGGATTGCAGGGCAGATAAGAGATCTGGCTCTATTGTTGCAGTTGACTGAGGACCCCAGGAGTGGGATAGCGCTCTTTGTGCCATTGAACTAGGCTTTTTAAATATCCTACAAATAGCCCAGGCATCCTGTCATCAGAAGATATATATCATATATTGAGATATTTTTTGGAATTTTAGCACTATAAGTAAATGTTTTGAATAAGAGGCTTACATTGGCTGGAATGTTTTTGTCTATTGGTACTTTAGGAAGTGATGGATCAGTTAGTGAAGGAAGCCTGAACTCATGCATCATCCAGTCAGTCTTGATCCCTTTTGCTGCTCTCCCTTTATAAAAAACAAGAGACTTCTTCAGGCCTATGCACTTGGTTCCCTCGGAGGAGTAAATGGGCCTATCTGTTCCTGTTGCTTTCCAGAATCCAGCTCCTGTGACTCTGTTTGGTCTAGCACTATTACGGTACTTCCGGTCCCTTGGGCAGTAGAAATACCATTCTTTTTCCCCAGAACTTGCTAGTTCTAAGTGAGAGCAAGGTAATGAATAAAATATTAGAGAAAGTAAAGGTGAACAATCCAATGCAATGAAGTAATGTTTGCAGATATTTAAGGAGAATAACTATATTTAGTTTGGTTTTCTGATGAGAAGGTTCCTAACTATtagtgtaaaaaatgctcttatattatgaaaATAAAGTCTATGTTTTGTGCGACTTTTGCTATAATTATGGTTACTATTATATTTTGAACACGTTGCATGCATACATAATGGATATGCACAATCTTGGATCTTCTGTGCTCCGTCTGAGTATGATATGGCCTTATTTACCATGACCACTAGTTTACC comes from Triticum aestivum cultivar Chinese Spring chromosome 5B, IWGSC CS RefSeq v2.1, whole genome shotgun sequence and encodes:
- the LOC123112126 gene encoding 60S ribosomal protein L34, which encodes MVQRLTYRKRHSYATKSNQTRVVKTPGGKLVYQYTKKRASGPKCPVTGKKIQGIPHLRPTEYKRSRLSRNRRTVNRPYGGVLSGTAVRERIIRAFLVEEQKIVKKVLKIQKTKDKTTSK
- the LOC123112127 gene encoding pentatricopeptide repeat-containing protein At1g74600, chloroplastic; amino-acid sequence: MPPRLPSPVLSAHIRTLSAAPASAARAGAPHLLDGVPRPDRLGRLPPELAGFVRSRAAGHTPSQFAYGNALAACTPAATGAGAGSVAFAEQLYCAAWKDGLAGDAYVCSGMVDLLAKSGRLGDALRAFADGDRGSVVCWNAVISGAARNGEHGLAVEMFGDMAWGSCEPNSFTYSGVLSACAAGAELCVGKAVHGLVLRRDPEYDVFIGTAIVNMYAKSGDMVAAMREFWRMPVRNVVSWTTAIAGFVQEEEPLGAVRLLRDMVRGGVLINKYTATSILLACSQMYMIREASQIHGMVIKTELYLDYVVKEALICTYANIGAIELSEKVFEEVGRVSNKSIWSTFISGISSHNLPRSIQLLMRMFRQGLRPNDKCYASIFSSVDSIELGRQLHSPVIKDGFVHDVLVGSALSTMYSRCGEMEDSCKVFEEMQERDEVSWTAMIAGFASHGYSDEAFRLFRNMILDNLKPDHVSLSAILSACNGPEYLLKGKEVHGHILRVYGETMSVSTCLVSMYSKCREVQTARRIFDATPYKDQVMLSSMVSGYSTNGCTDEAISLFQLVMAAGFQIDRFICSSILSLCANIARPLYGKLLHGYATKAGILSDLSVSSSLVKLYSKNGNLHDSRKVFDEINSPDLVTWTAIIDGYAQHGSGQDSLEMFDLMIRRGVKPDNVVLVSILSACSRNGLVEEGFNYFKSMRNVYGLEPVLHHYCCMVDLLGRSGRLAEAKSFIESMPMKPDLMVWSTLLAACRVHDDAVLGRFVENKIREDNYDPSSFAMLSNILANSGDWEEVARVRKSLKGSKKEPGLSMVYSEIVKEFYK
- the LOC123112129 gene encoding protein FEZ — its product is MDERSDMDKLEEALLPGFRFHPTDEELVGFYLKRKIQQKPLSIELIRQLDIYKYDPWDLPKLASSGEKEWYFYCPRDRKYRNSARPNRVTGAGFWKATGTDRPIYSSEGTKCIGLKKSLVFYKGRAAKGIKTDWMMHEFRLPSLTDPSLPKVPIDKNIPANDAWAICRIFKKPSSMAQRALSHSWGPQSTATIEPDLLSALQSIQASHFAFESSPCSAEVAIPVSRLNSQHYFHEQQQQKPNSSQNGSSCKVINFSRGPSLTHISDKDIHSGPIIFPFETQTLQRSSDAVLFSIAPGIINSMNEASPELEFEHPEQCNGYAVDWVIDTNEGIGNRDEDPYTRKPDNGHNTGNEYGVPPKIKFPFDLGVHSSDDWISNVPCESLNCPPASPRDVQ